A single region of the Bacteroides luhongzhouii genome encodes:
- a CDS encoding SIR2 family NAD-dependent protein deacylase, whose amino-acid sequence MKNLVVLTGAGMSAESGISTFRDAGGLWDKYPVEQVATPEGYQRDPALVINFYNERRKQLLEVKPNRGHELLAELEKNFHVTVVTQNVDNLHERAGSSHIIHLHGELTKVCSSRDPYNPQFIKELKPEEYEVKMGDKAGDGTQLRPFIVWFGEAVPEIETAIQYVEKADIFVIIGTSLNVYPAAGLLHYVPRGAEVYLIDPKPVDTHTSRSIHVIQQGASEGMAELKQLLGV is encoded by the coding sequence ATGAAAAATCTGGTAGTTTTGACGGGGGCGGGGATGAGTGCCGAGAGCGGGATTAGTACATTTCGAGATGCAGGCGGTTTGTGGGATAAATATCCTGTGGAGCAGGTGGCTACTCCTGAAGGTTATCAGCGGGACCCGGCTCTAGTGATTAATTTCTATAATGAACGCCGGAAACAGTTGTTAGAAGTGAAACCGAACCGTGGGCATGAGTTGTTGGCGGAACTGGAGAAAAATTTCCATGTAACGGTGGTGACACAGAATGTAGATAATCTGCATGAACGCGCCGGAAGCAGCCACATTATTCATCTGCATGGCGAACTGACAAAAGTATGTTCCAGCAGAGATCCATATAATCCTCAATTTATAAAAGAGTTGAAACCGGAAGAATATGAAGTGAAGATGGGAGACAAGGCTGGCGACGGCACTCAATTACGACCTTTCATTGTATGGTTTGGAGAAGCTGTGCCGGAGATTGAAACGGCTATTCAATATGTGGAGAAAGCGGACATTTTCGTCATTATCGGTACATCGCTTAATGTATATCCTGCGGCGGGGCTGCTTCATTATGTACCGAGAGGAGCAGAGGTGTATCTGATTGATCCGAAACCGGTAGATACACATACTTCCCGTTCGATACATGTAATTCAGCAGGGGGCTTCTGAAGGAATGGCCGAATTGAAACAATTGTTGGGAGTTTGA
- a CDS encoding FKBP-type peptidyl-prolyl cis-trans isomerase, whose amino-acid sequence MDKFSYAIGLGIGQNLSSMGIGNLAVEDFAQAIKDVLEGNQTAISHNEAREIVNKYFEELESKMGAVAIEQGQAFLEENKKGPGVVVLPSGLQYEIIKEGTGKKPKATDQVRCHYEGTLIDGTLFDSSIQRGEPAVFGVNQVIPGWVEALQLMSEGSKWKLYIPSELAYGARGAGEMIPPHSTLIFEVELLEVL is encoded by the coding sequence ATGGATAAATTCAGTTACGCTATTGGCCTCGGAATTGGTCAAAACTTATCAAGCATGGGAATTGGAAACCTTGCGGTAGAGGATTTCGCACAAGCAATCAAAGACGTATTAGAAGGTAATCAGACAGCTATCAGCCACAATGAAGCCCGCGAAATAGTGAACAAATATTTCGAAGAATTGGAATCTAAGATGGGTGCCGTTGCTATTGAGCAGGGACAGGCATTCCTCGAAGAAAACAAAAAAGGACCGGGTGTAGTTGTCCTTCCCAGCGGATTACAATATGAAATCATCAAAGAAGGGACAGGTAAAAAGCCGAAAGCTACCGATCAGGTAAGATGCCATTACGAAGGCACATTGATTGACGGTACACTGTTCGACAGCTCTATCCAACGTGGAGAACCGGCTGTATTCGGTGTCAACCAAGTAATCCCGGGATGGGTGGAAGCTTTGCAGCTGATGTCGGAAGGTTCTAAATGGAAACTGTATATTCCGTCAGAACTCGCATATGGCGCAAGAGGTGCCGGAGAAATGATTCCTCCTCATAGCACACTCATTTTTGAAGTAGAATTACTCGAAGTATTATAA
- a CDS encoding FKBP-type peptidyl-prolyl cis-trans isomerase, whose product MKKVSIFMAIAAAASLASCTAQAPKANLKTDIDSLSYSIGMAQTQGLKGYLTGRLDVDTTYMADFIKGLNEGANKTSKKDIAYMAGLQIGQQISNQMMKGINQELFGTDSTKTISKENFLAGFIAGTLEKGGMMTMEAAQEYTRTAMETIKAKALEEKYADYKAENEKFLAENKTKDGVKTTASGLQYKVITEGKGEIPADTCKVKVNYKGTLIDGTEFDSSYKRNEPSTFRANQVIKGWTEALTMMPVGSKWELYIPQELAYGARESGNQIKPFSTLIFEVELLSIEKDKK is encoded by the coding sequence ATGAAAAAAGTTAGTATTTTTATGGCAATCGCCGCTGCAGCAAGTCTTGCTTCTTGTACAGCTCAAGCTCCTAAAGCAAATCTGAAAACAGACATCGACTCACTGTCGTATTCTATCGGTATGGCTCAGACTCAAGGTCTGAAGGGCTATCTGACAGGTCGTCTGGATGTTGATACTACTTACATGGCAGATTTCATCAAAGGTTTGAACGAAGGTGCAAACAAGACTAGCAAAAAAGACATCGCTTACATGGCAGGTCTGCAAATCGGTCAGCAAATCAGCAACCAGATGATGAAAGGTATCAACCAAGAATTGTTTGGCACAGACTCTACTAAAACTATCAGCAAAGAAAACTTCCTGGCAGGTTTCATCGCAGGTACTTTGGAAAAAGGTGGTATGATGACTATGGAAGCAGCTCAAGAATATACTCGCACAGCTATGGAAACAATCAAAGCAAAAGCTTTGGAAGAAAAATATGCTGACTATAAAGCTGAAAACGAAAAATTCCTTGCTGAAAACAAGACTAAAGACGGCGTAAAAACAACAGCAAGCGGTCTGCAATACAAAGTAATTACTGAAGGTAAAGGTGAAATTCCTGCTGACACTTGCAAAGTGAAAGTGAACTACAAAGGTACTTTGATCGATGGAACAGAATTCGACAGCTCTTACAAACGTAACGAACCGTCTACTTTCCGTGCTAACCAAGTAATCAAAGGTTGGACAGAAGCATTGACTATGATGCCTGTAGGTTCTAAATGGGAACTTTACATCCCGCAAGAACTTGCTTACGGTGCAAGAGAATCTGGCAACCAAATCAAACCATTCTCTACTTTGATTTTCGAAGTTGAACTGTTAAGCATCGAAAAAGATAAAAAATAA
- a CDS encoding Lrp/AsnC family transcriptional regulator produces MERIDNLDRQILEIISQNARIPFKDVAAECGVSRAAIHQRVQRLIDLGVIVGSGYHVNPKSLGYRTCTYVGIKLEKGSMYKSVVAELQKIPEIVECHFTTGPYTMLTKLYACDNEHLMDLLNNKMQEIPGVVATETLISLEQSIKKEIPIRVEK; encoded by the coding sequence ATGGAAAGAATAGACAACCTCGACAGGCAGATCCTAGAGATTATCTCCCAGAATGCCCGCATCCCTTTTAAAGACGTAGCTGCCGAATGTGGAGTGTCACGCGCAGCTATTCATCAGCGTGTGCAAAGACTGATTGACCTAGGTGTCATTGTAGGCTCCGGTTACCATGTGAACCCGAAATCATTGGGCTACAGAACTTGTACATACGTGGGTATCAAGCTGGAAAAAGGCTCCATGTACAAATCTGTCGTAGCGGAATTACAAAAGATTCCCGAAATTGTGGAATGTCATTTCACTACAGGCCCGTACACAATGCTGACAAAACTTTATGCATGCGACAACGAACATCTAATGGATTTGCTGAATAACAAAATGCAAGAAATACCGGGTGTAGTAGCTACCGAGACTTTGATTTCTCTGGAACAGAGTATCAAGAAAGAGATTCCCATTCGCGTTGAAAAATAA
- a CDS encoding DUF4491 family protein, with translation MEFLNEYHLAGLFIGICTFLIIGLFHPVVVKAEYYWGTKCWWIFLVLGIAGVIASLSIDNVILSSLLGVFAFSSFWTIKEVFEQEERVQKGWFPKNPKRKYKF, from the coding sequence ATGGAGTTTCTAAATGAATATCACCTTGCAGGGTTATTCATCGGAATCTGTACCTTTTTGATTATCGGCCTTTTTCACCCCGTTGTGGTAAAGGCCGAATATTACTGGGGCACAAAATGCTGGTGGATATTCCTGGTACTCGGCATTGCCGGTGTAATTGCCTCATTAAGTATCGATAATGTGATCTTATCTTCTTTGTTAGGCGTGTTTGCGTTTTCTTCCTTCTGGACGATCAAAGAGGTTTTCGAACAGGAAGAACGGGTACAAAAAGGATGGTTCCCCAAGAATCCGAAGCGCAAATATAAATTCTAG
- a CDS encoding transposase, with protein sequence MARDLENDEIQRCREQNIEYVPFRYTNGDTRKQLLARAKHVLVKHFSKWTESQRIRAEIIFEYYPELKSVYDLAIELTNVYNKHYDKDVARGKLALWYNKIEKLGYGCFRTVTNTMQNYYETILNYFVNRETNAFAESFNAKIKAFRAQFRGVGDIPFFIFRLCKLTG encoded by the coding sequence ATGGCCCGGGATTTAGAGAACGATGAAATTCAGCGGTGCAGAGAGCAAAATATAGAGTATGTTCCGTTTCGATATACCAATGGTGATACCCGTAAGCAGCTGCTGGCAAGGGCTAAGCATGTACTTGTCAAGCATTTTAGTAAATGGACTGAATCCCAAAGAATACGTGCGGAAATCATATTCGAATATTATCCGGAATTGAAATCAGTTTACGACTTAGCTATAGAGTTGACCAATGTGTATAATAAGCACTATGACAAGGATGTGGCACGTGGAAAGCTTGCCTTGTGGTACAATAAAATAGAAAAGCTTGGATACGGATGTTTCAGAACCGTAACAAATACCATGCAGAACTATTATGAAACAATACTAAACTATTTCGTTAACAGGGAAACGAATGCATTTGCAGAATCATTCAATGCAAAAATTAAAGCGTTCAGAGCACAGTTTAGGGGAGTCGGAGATATACCATTCTTTATTTTTAGATTATGCAAACTAACAGGGTAG
- a CDS encoding helix-turn-helix domain-containing protein, with amino-acid sequence MENSMKSIAQRLEEHSSPTPSKWRELFDFLETNKSWLRHSQNIAMLMLDRMEELGMSQKQLAEKMNCSPQYISKVLRGRENLSLETLTKIENALEISLIKGEPVAV; translated from the coding sequence ATGGAAAATAGTATGAAATCTATCGCACAAAGGCTTGAAGAACATTCTTCTCCAACGCCTTCGAAATGGCGTGAGCTGTTTGACTTCCTTGAAACAAACAAGTCTTGGCTCCGACATTCGCAAAATATTGCCATGCTGATGCTGGACAGGATGGAAGAATTAGGAATGAGCCAAAAGCAATTGGCTGAAAAAATGAATTGCAGCCCGCAATACATTTCAAAGGTGTTGAGAGGACGGGAGAACCTTTCACTCGAAACTTTGACCAAGATTGAAAACGCACTGGAAATCTCCCTTATCAAAGGGGAACCGGTAGCTGTATAA